One window of the Pseudofrankia sp. DC12 genome contains the following:
- the moaA gene encoding GTP 3',8-cyclase MoaA, whose amino-acid sequence MQLIDTFGRVATDLRVSLTDRCTLRCSYCMPADGVPWLPGSDILTDDEVVRLVRIAVERFGVTEVRLTGGEPTLRPRLVELVGRLAALRPRPELSLTTNGLSLARSAGALRTAGLDRVNVSLDSTDPARFREITRRGRWHDVVAGLAAAAAAGLRPVKVNAVLTRGVNEDEAPTLLRWCLDRGYEPRFIEQMPLDAQHGWNRASMVTAAEILAALRAEFTLTPVGGRGSAPAELFHVDGGPATVGVIGSVTAPFCAACDRVRLTADGHVRNCLFAREEGDLRGPLRSGETDDDIAERWRQAVWIKRPGHGIGEPSFRQPDRPMSAIGG is encoded by the coding sequence GTGCAGCTCATCGACACCTTCGGGCGGGTGGCCACGGACCTGCGGGTATCCCTGACCGACCGGTGCACGCTGCGCTGCTCCTACTGCATGCCGGCGGACGGGGTGCCGTGGCTGCCGGGCTCCGACATCCTCACCGACGACGAGGTGGTCCGGCTCGTCCGGATCGCCGTCGAGCGGTTCGGCGTCACCGAGGTCCGGCTCACCGGCGGTGAGCCGACGCTGCGCCCGCGCCTGGTCGAGCTGGTCGGTCGGCTGGCCGCGCTGCGGCCCCGGCCGGAGCTCTCGCTCACCACCAACGGCCTGTCCCTGGCCCGGTCGGCCGGCGCGCTGCGCACGGCCGGTCTCGACCGGGTGAATGTGTCGCTCGACTCGACGGATCCCGCGCGCTTCCGTGAGATCACCCGCCGCGGCCGCTGGCACGACGTCGTCGCCGGCCTCGCGGCCGCGGCGGCGGCCGGGCTGCGGCCGGTGAAGGTCAACGCGGTGCTGACCCGCGGCGTCAACGAGGACGAGGCGCCTACGCTGCTGCGCTGGTGCCTGGACCGTGGCTACGAGCCCCGCTTCATCGAGCAGATGCCGCTGGACGCGCAGCATGGCTGGAACCGCGCGTCGATGGTCACCGCCGCGGAGATCCTCGCCGCGCTGCGCGCCGAGTTCACGCTCACCCCGGTGGGCGGCCGCGGCTCCGCGCCGGCCGAGCTGTTCCACGTCGACGGCGGCCCCGCGACGGTGGGCGTGATCGGGTCGGTGACGGCGCCGTTCTGCGCCGCCTGCGACCGGGTCCGGCTGACCGCCGACGGGCATGTGCGCAACTGCCTGTTCGCCCGCGAGGAGGGCGACCTGCGCGGGCCGCTGCGCTCCGGCGAGACTGACGACGACATCGCGGAGCGCTGGCGGCAGGCCGTCTGGATCAAGCGCCCTGGCCACGGCATCGGCGAGCCGTCGTTCCGGCAGCCGGACCGGCCGATGTCCGCGATCGGCGGCTAG
- a CDS encoding DUF6457 domain-containing protein — MGALEDWVGRVGDVLGLDPAAVDVAQLLDLTREVAHGVARPAAPLTAFLVGLAAGRAGGGPAAVADAVATVRAALAEEVPDVDR; from the coding sequence GTGGGCGCGCTGGAGGACTGGGTGGGCCGCGTGGGTGACGTGCTGGGGCTGGACCCGGCCGCCGTTGACGTCGCGCAGCTGCTCGACCTGACCCGGGAGGTGGCGCACGGGGTGGCCCGGCCCGCCGCGCCGCTGACGGCGTTCCTCGTCGGCCTGGCCGCCGGGCGGGCCGGTGGCGGCCCGGCGGCGGTGGCCGACGCCGTCGCCACGGTCCGCGCCGCGCTTGCCGAAGAGGTTCCCGACGTGGATCGCTGA